In Argopecten irradians isolate NY chromosome 11, Ai_NY, whole genome shotgun sequence, one DNA window encodes the following:
- the LOC138334382 gene encoding integrase/recombinase xerD homolog has translation MVNLSDEIGRLLNASISSNTKALYESALRSFNQFQSLFTIDYSWPVPLSHILWFIAFHSNKGSTPNTVKSYLAAISYIHKLHNWEDPTSLFIVKRALEGFKRLKGTPDVRAPITYDLLEKIDRILKLICNSPYETLLFKTAFCLTFFGLFRVGEVVYTSIKSQSPLLVSDMSVTDKGLEVILPRSKTDQYGRSTKLFIPKIQGSSVCPYGNMVSYMKIRPGNPGLLFIHKNNSPLTRYQFSAILRKAIIYLGIPHQNFKSHSFRIGAATTLSMKGISDEVIQRLGRWKSKAYTTYIRMDKIIGS, from the coding sequence ATGGTCAATTTGTCAGATGAAATTGGACGACTTTTAAATGCTAGTATTTCAAGCAACACCAAAGCTCTTTATGAAAGTGCACTTCGTAGTTTTAATCAATTTCAATCATTATTTACGATCGATTACAGTTGGCCAGTACCACTTTCACATATTTTGTGGTTCATTGCCTTTCATTCAAACAAAGGTTCTACCCCAAACACAGTAAAATCATATTTAGCAGCAATTAGTTACATTCATAAATTACATAATTGGGAAGATCCTACAtctttatttattgtaaaaagaGCATTGGAGGGTTTTAAAAGGCTCAAAGGCACACCAGATGTGAGGGCACCTATAACATATGATTTGCTTGAAAAAATTGACAGGATATTAAAACTGATTTGTAATTCACCATATGAAACTCTACTTTTTAAAACAGCcttttgtttaacattttttgGACTGTTTAGAGTTGGAGAGGTAGTGTACACCTCTATAAAGTCACAAAGCCCGTTGTTAGTGTCTGATATGTCTGTTACAGATAAGGGGTTGGAAGTTATATTACCTCGCTCAAAAACTGATCAGTATGGTAGGTCAACTAAACTTTTCATTCCAAAAATCCAAGGGAGCTCAGTGTGTCCTTATGGGAATATGGTATCTTATATGAAAATTCGACCAGGCAACCCAGGATTATTAttcatacacaaaaataattcccCGCTGACCCGTTATCAGTTTAGTGCAATATTACGGAAGGCTATTATTTATTTGGGAATCCCCCATCAAAATTTCAAATCGCATTCCTTTAGAATTGGGGCGGCTACAACGTTATCTATGAAAGGAATTTCAGACGAGGTCATTCAAAGATTAGGTAGATGGAAATCTAAGGCGTACACCACCTATATTAGAATGGATAAAATAATTGGGTCATGA